In Hamadaea flava, a genomic segment contains:
- a CDS encoding MFS transporter: MSAADVEVPARLSRDFHLLWSGQTVSYVGDRVTMFVVPATMVFLLGSSAFQVGLVSTAQYLAIPLLSLVAGALADRWDMRRMLIACDLIRFAAIAAIPVAYWRGVLSVPLLFGCVAVVSAATVFFNIGYMPAVATIVHKGELVRANARMEASRTVSELGGPALAGALYQGLGVFSLLVDAATYLASAVTIRAMRPFAQRERPHQRILARSVTGMRRNWSDPVLRRSTAGTLLANIGGPIFVTQMPVLAYQGLHMSAGVFGAVMSVAACGSILGALIAPKVSRRVGSGRMLALSMVAHSASGLGLLFVPRFPGAIVLAATLTSYGFFFAWYNINSAAVRQARVPVADQAIIHGAYRTITWGVIPISTFVGGWAVTRLAAQIGVLDAAKYAMLAATVIGIASIVPLGGMQRLLSTAAPMAAAPPQRSTVEASA; the protein is encoded by the coding sequence ATGTCCGCCGCCGACGTCGAGGTCCCGGCTCGCTTGAGCCGGGACTTCCACCTGTTGTGGTCCGGTCAGACGGTCAGTTACGTCGGCGACCGGGTCACCATGTTCGTCGTCCCGGCGACGATGGTGTTCCTGCTCGGCTCGTCGGCGTTCCAGGTCGGTCTGGTCAGCACCGCGCAGTATCTCGCGATTCCGCTGCTCAGCCTGGTCGCGGGCGCGCTGGCGGACCGGTGGGACATGCGCCGCATGCTGATCGCCTGCGACCTGATCCGGTTCGCGGCCATCGCCGCGATCCCGGTCGCGTACTGGCGTGGGGTGCTGTCGGTCCCGCTCCTGTTCGGCTGCGTCGCGGTGGTCAGCGCGGCCACGGTCTTCTTCAACATCGGCTACATGCCCGCGGTCGCCACGATCGTCCACAAAGGCGAGCTGGTACGCGCGAACGCCCGCATGGAAGCCAGCCGTACGGTGTCGGAGCTGGGCGGACCCGCCCTGGCCGGCGCCCTCTACCAGGGACTCGGGGTGTTCTCGTTGCTGGTGGACGCGGCCACTTACCTGGCGTCGGCGGTCACCATCCGGGCGATGCGCCCGTTCGCCCAGCGGGAGCGTCCGCATCAGCGGATCCTGGCCCGGTCGGTGACCGGGATGCGGCGCAACTGGAGCGATCCCGTGCTGCGCCGGAGCACGGCCGGCACCCTTCTGGCCAACATCGGCGGGCCGATCTTCGTCACCCAGATGCCCGTGCTGGCGTACCAGGGGCTGCACATGAGCGCCGGCGTCTTCGGTGCGGTGATGTCGGTCGCCGCCTGCGGCTCGATCCTCGGCGCACTGATCGCCCCGAAGGTCAGCCGACGGGTCGGCTCAGGGCGGATGCTGGCCCTGTCGATGGTCGCGCACTCCGCCTCCGGGCTCGGGCTGCTGTTCGTGCCCCGGTTCCCCGGCGCGATCGTGCTGGCGGCGACGCTCACCTCGTACGGCTTCTTCTTCGCCTGGTACAACATCAACAGCGCGGCCGTACGCCAAGCCCGGGTGCCTGTCGCCGACCAGGCGATCATCCATGGGGCGTACCGGACGATCACCTGGGGCGTCATCCCGATCAGCACCTTCGTCGGCGGCTGGGCGGTCACCCGGCTCGCCGCGCAGATCGGCGTCCTCGACGCGGCCAAGTACGCCATGCTCGCCGCGACCGTCATCGGCATCGCCTCGATCGTGCCGCTCGGCGGCATGCAACGCCTGCTGTCGACCGCCGCGCCGATGGCGGCCGCCCCGCCGCAGCGCTCCACCGTGGAGGCCAGCGCCTGA
- a CDS encoding AMP-binding protein: MPEFVSDGLTGAHQDRIADLVAQLRSVEPLASRYRGVSSVATLEQLESVPVMLKEDLQVALRQLQPRAASGATWVFQSGGSTGSPQVGYAPTGLYMHDVYAQWKALGPDDVFVNGWSAGKMWGAHFLVNSYVDHAGCVAMNLGAMTKDEYTPWLEFFAQRKVTSFGGTPSVLRLVFGHAREAGIKLPDLKSVLWLGEGWDKQLDEDLPVVAPNARRWGMFGSTETWVIGTNTPECAADTWHPLPTQLVGIGEDDLLDFTCLNPEVLNPVLRYRTGDAGRIVTCSCGDPRAAVQVLGRRDGLIKFRGHLLNVADFVGDLGALPGVARAQLMVTETDNGPVLEVLVLPAAETAGLADRVREHVVGSAFGPSIVFQRNPHALEVAVVDKLIGNDRTGKISDLVVRA; the protein is encoded by the coding sequence ATGCCTGAGTTCGTCAGTGACGGCCTGACCGGCGCGCACCAGGACCGCATCGCGGACCTGGTCGCCCAGCTCCGGTCGGTGGAGCCGCTCGCGTCCCGCTACCGGGGTGTCAGCAGCGTGGCGACGCTGGAGCAGCTGGAGAGCGTTCCGGTGATGCTCAAGGAGGACCTTCAGGTCGCCCTGCGGCAGCTTCAGCCGCGCGCCGCGAGCGGCGCGACGTGGGTCTTCCAGAGCGGCGGCAGCACCGGATCGCCGCAGGTCGGTTACGCCCCGACCGGGCTCTACATGCACGACGTGTACGCCCAGTGGAAGGCGCTCGGCCCCGACGACGTGTTCGTCAACGGCTGGAGTGCGGGAAAGATGTGGGGCGCGCACTTCCTCGTGAACTCCTATGTGGACCACGCCGGGTGCGTCGCGATGAACCTCGGCGCGATGACCAAGGACGAGTACACCCCCTGGCTGGAGTTCTTCGCCCAGCGCAAGGTCACCTCGTTCGGCGGTACGCCCAGCGTCCTGCGCCTGGTCTTCGGCCACGCCCGCGAGGCCGGGATCAAGCTGCCGGATCTGAAGTCGGTGCTGTGGCTCGGCGAGGGCTGGGACAAGCAGCTGGACGAGGACCTGCCGGTGGTCGCGCCGAACGCGCGCCGGTGGGGCATGTTCGGCAGCACCGAGACCTGGGTGATCGGCACGAACACGCCGGAGTGCGCCGCCGACACCTGGCATCCGCTGCCTACTCAGCTCGTCGGCATCGGCGAGGACGACCTGCTCGACTTCACCTGCCTCAACCCGGAGGTGCTCAACCCGGTGCTGCGCTACCGGACCGGCGACGCCGGGCGGATCGTCACGTGCTCGTGTGGCGATCCCCGGGCGGCGGTCCAGGTGCTCGGCCGCCGGGACGGGCTGATCAAGTTCCGCGGACATCTGCTCAACGTCGCGGACTTCGTCGGCGACCTCGGCGCGCTGCCGGGCGTCGCCCGCGCCCAGCTCATGGTCACCGAGACGGACAACGGGCCGGTGCTGGAGGTGCTGGTCCTGCCCGCGGCGGAGACCGCCGGGCTGGCCGACCGGGTCCGGGAGCACGTCGTCGGGTCGGCGTTCGGGCCGAGCATCGTGTTCCAGCGCAATCCGCATGCGCTGGAGGTGGCCGTCGTCGACAAGCTCATCGGCAACGATCGCACCGGAAAGATCTCCGATCTCGTGGTGCGAGCCTGA
- a CDS encoding ATP-grasp domain-containing protein — protein MELHDEQGTLRRMVWLFPDRESTRATPKWHRAFWDAYAEVAAELGLSWESHPPDDVAVDGTDPGNLRVFVAGEPVTPADTLFVTSLYSLPYQAMDVFNQYALYAVLENSGFYLPSPPWLSATVNDKLATLMHLKDSPIPPIPTVRIGTGRDLGHGFHEAALANLTFPVIVKPTGWCAGWGICMAHNLEDLRGLLSLAQGGETTLALQPYLGANTIDYRVYLIDGKPHTVARRTPASGTYVANYGRGGRQEYVPLPTELADAMEYFADRVPIPFLAVDFLHDGKRFWFSEIEPDAAIVCPDHDSPQVVRRQRSIIEARFRAYRRGHTRWLGHKLKEVTHA, from the coding sequence ATGGAACTGCATGACGAGCAAGGCACGCTGCGCCGGATGGTGTGGCTGTTCCCGGATCGGGAGTCGACCCGGGCGACGCCCAAGTGGCACCGGGCGTTCTGGGACGCGTACGCCGAGGTCGCCGCCGAGTTGGGGCTGAGCTGGGAGTCGCATCCGCCGGACGACGTCGCGGTCGACGGGACGGACCCGGGCAACCTTCGCGTGTTCGTGGCGGGGGAGCCGGTGACGCCGGCCGACACGCTGTTCGTGACGTCGTTGTACTCGCTGCCGTATCAGGCGATGGACGTCTTCAACCAGTACGCCCTCTACGCCGTTCTGGAGAACTCCGGGTTCTACCTGCCGTCGCCGCCGTGGCTGTCGGCGACGGTCAACGACAAGCTGGCGACGCTGATGCATCTCAAGGATTCGCCGATCCCGCCGATTCCCACCGTTCGCATCGGCACCGGACGCGATCTGGGGCACGGCTTCCACGAGGCGGCTTTGGCGAACCTGACCTTTCCGGTGATCGTCAAGCCCACGGGCTGGTGTGCGGGCTGGGGCATCTGCATGGCCCACAACCTGGAGGATCTACGCGGGCTGCTGTCGCTGGCGCAGGGCGGTGAGACGACGCTGGCCCTCCAGCCCTATCTCGGCGCGAACACCATCGACTACCGGGTCTACCTCATCGACGGCAAGCCCCACACCGTCGCCCGGCGTACGCCCGCGAGCGGCACATATGTCGCCAACTACGGCCGTGGCGGCCGGCAGGAGTACGTGCCGCTGCCGACCGAACTGGCCGATGCCATGGAGTACTTCGCCGACCGGGTGCCCATCCCGTTCCTGGCGGTCGACTTCCTCCACGACGGGAAGCGCTTCTGGTTCTCCGAGATCGAACCGGACGCCGCCATCGTCTGCCCGGATCACGACTCGCCTCAGGTGGTCCGCCGGCAGCGCTCGATCATCGAGGCGCGCTTCCGCGCGTACCGGCGTGGCCACACGAGGTGGCTGGGCCACAAGCTGAAGGAGGTCACCCATGCCTGA
- the paaI gene encoding hydroxyphenylacetyl-CoA thioesterase PaaI translates to MSRTDVLDPVGRSLGVELIELGTGHARLRLGTTGDMLNRQGVVHGGYIFLLADAAFAYAANSHGPVALAQHAQITFLLPAYADDVLEAEAVERARQGRTGVYDCTVRRLGGPVVAEFRGQSIQLPVVPRQPSERDRGDEDGTA, encoded by the coding sequence ATGTCGCGTACCGACGTTTTGGACCCGGTCGGCCGGTCGCTCGGTGTCGAGCTGATCGAGCTGGGGACCGGGCACGCCCGGCTCCGTCTCGGCACCACGGGCGACATGCTCAACCGCCAAGGCGTGGTCCATGGCGGATACATCTTCCTGCTCGCCGACGCCGCCTTCGCGTACGCCGCCAACAGCCACGGACCGGTGGCGTTGGCGCAGCACGCCCAGATCACGTTCCTGCTTCCGGCGTACGCGGACGACGTGCTGGAGGCCGAGGCGGTCGAGCGGGCCCGGCAGGGGCGTACGGGGGTCTACGACTGCACGGTTCGCCGCCTCGGTGGACCGGTAGTCGCCGAGTTCCGCGGGCAGAGCATCCAACTGCCCGTAGTACCCCGACAGCCGTCCGAGAGGGACAGAGGGGACGAGGATGGAACTGCATGA
- a CDS encoding ribose-phosphate diphosphokinase, whose protein sequence is MRDIAVFSGSAHPELAEEICDQLEVPLLPSRLARFANDCLEVQLQANVRERDVFLIQPLVPPTQDHLVELLMMIDAARGASASRITAVIPHYAYARSDKKDAPRISIGGRLVADLLVAAGASRVLAMALHSPQVHGFFSVPVDHLHALRELARHFQGYDLSNTVVVSPDLGNAKEAAAFARLLGVPVATGAKQRFSDDRVEISAIIGEVADRDVIVLDDEIARGTTTIELLKHLRQRGVRTIRIACTHGLFTAGAVDRLAEEPGVEEIVCTNTVPISKEKRIPKLTVISVAPALAEAMRRIHNGESVSVLFG, encoded by the coding sequence GTGCGCGACATCGCGGTCTTTTCCGGAAGTGCCCATCCCGAGCTGGCCGAGGAGATCTGTGATCAACTCGAAGTGCCGCTGCTGCCGTCCCGCCTCGCCCGGTTCGCCAACGACTGTCTCGAAGTGCAGTTGCAGGCGAACGTCCGCGAACGCGACGTCTTCCTCATCCAGCCACTCGTCCCGCCGACCCAGGATCACCTCGTCGAACTGCTGATGATGATCGACGCCGCCCGGGGCGCCTCGGCGAGCCGGATCACGGCGGTCATCCCGCATTACGCGTACGCGCGGTCGGACAAGAAGGACGCGCCGCGGATCTCCATCGGGGGACGGCTCGTGGCGGACCTGCTCGTCGCGGCCGGGGCGAGCCGCGTACTCGCCATGGCGTTGCACTCTCCGCAGGTGCACGGCTTCTTCAGCGTGCCGGTGGATCATCTGCACGCCCTTCGGGAGTTGGCCCGGCACTTCCAGGGCTACGACCTGAGCAACACCGTCGTGGTCTCGCCCGACCTCGGCAACGCCAAGGAGGCGGCGGCGTTCGCCCGGCTGTTGGGCGTACCAGTCGCGACGGGCGCGAAGCAGCGCTTCAGCGACGATCGGGTGGAGATCAGCGCCATCATCGGCGAGGTCGCCGACCGGGACGTGATCGTCCTCGACGACGAGATCGCCCGGGGCACCACGACCATCGAGCTGCTCAAGCACCTGCGGCAGCGGGGCGTCCGGACTATCCGGATCGCCTGCACGCACGGTCTGTTCACGGCGGGCGCCGTCGACCGGCTGGCCGAGGAGCCTGGGGTGGAGGAGATCGTCTGCACCAACACGGTGCCGATCTCGAAGGAGAAGCGCATCCCGAAGCTGACCGTCATCTCCGTCGCGCCCGCGCTCGCCGAGGCGATGCGCCGCATCCACAACGGCGAGTCGGTCAGCGTCCTGTTCGGCTGA
- a CDS encoding helix-turn-helix domain-containing protein, with the protein MEIEELGGRLRARRAAGGRTIASVAADAGLSVPYIANLENGRGNPTLSAIASLASALGTKLRIDLVEDEHEGGPGLPSSLVEFAQGPRFRAEARQLPPAARERLLSAMAGLGALAGRPLSDLDWHRVLDTVVLLNRGTPAG; encoded by the coding sequence GTGGAGATAGAAGAGCTGGGCGGGCGACTGCGAGCCCGGCGGGCGGCTGGTGGGCGGACGATCGCGTCAGTCGCCGCCGACGCCGGGTTGTCCGTGCCGTATATCGCGAACCTGGAGAACGGCCGGGGTAACCCGACGCTGTCGGCGATCGCGTCGCTGGCCTCGGCCTTGGGGACGAAGCTTCGAATCGACCTGGTCGAGGACGAACATGAGGGCGGCCCTGGGCTGCCGTCGTCGCTGGTCGAGTTCGCTCAGGGGCCGCGGTTCCGGGCCGAGGCGCGACAGCTGCCGCCGGCCGCCCGGGAGCGGCTGTTGAGCGCGATGGCGGGGCTTGGCGCGCTCGCCGGGCGGCCGCTGAGCGACCTCGACTGGCATCGCGTCCTCGACACGGTGGTCCTGCTCAACCGGGGTACGCCCGCCGGTTAG
- a CDS encoding diacylglycerol/lipid kinase family protein — MRSKIELDTAIRQDRRTVLLVNTRSRRGRDHFEQVSRHLDEAGFQLLARFGLERPERLPEVLSDALALGPDLLVAGGGDGTISETARHLAHRDVAMGLLPLGTTNNFARTLGVPLDVTGALALLTEGKVADVDLGEAAGRIFTNLVSVGLSAQVAEHVPHRLKRRLGRVAYPLTALTRLPAHRPFDAVVTAGGEVRRVRTHQLNIANGNSHAGNPIARDGSADDRLLMAYALGRHGRRHLLGATLRHLVTGRLRTVEGSPFLAAPEVLVETDPALPLDIDGEVLGRTPVRVRILPNALRVMVAPDFPDR; from the coding sequence ATGCGCAGCAAGATCGAGCTGGACACCGCGATCCGCCAGGACCGGCGGACGGTGCTGCTCGTCAACACCCGATCCCGTCGGGGACGCGACCACTTCGAGCAGGTCTCGCGCCATCTCGACGAGGCGGGCTTCCAGCTGCTCGCACGGTTCGGCTTGGAGCGGCCGGAGCGGCTGCCGGAGGTGCTGTCCGACGCGCTGGCGCTGGGCCCGGACCTGCTGGTCGCCGGGGGTGGCGACGGGACGATCAGTGAGACCGCGCGGCATCTGGCGCACCGGGATGTGGCGATGGGGCTGCTGCCGCTCGGTACCACCAACAACTTCGCCCGTACGCTCGGCGTGCCGCTCGACGTGACGGGCGCGTTGGCTTTGCTCACCGAGGGCAAGGTGGCCGACGTCGACCTCGGCGAGGCGGCGGGGCGGATCTTCACGAACCTCGTGTCGGTCGGGCTGTCCGCGCAGGTCGCCGAGCATGTCCCGCACCGGCTCAAGCGGCGGCTCGGCCGGGTGGCGTACCCGTTGACCGCGTTGACACGGCTGCCCGCGCACCGGCCGTTCGACGCGGTCGTGACCGCGGGCGGGGAGGTTCGCCGCGTCCGTACGCATCAGCTCAACATCGCCAATGGCAACTCGCACGCGGGCAACCCGATCGCCCGCGACGGAAGTGCGGACGACCGGCTGCTGATGGCGTACGCGCTGGGCCGTCACGGGCGGCGGCATCTGCTCGGGGCGACGCTGCGGCATCTGGTGACCGGTCGGCTTCGGACGGTCGAGGGGTCGCCGTTCCTGGCCGCGCCCGAGGTGCTCGTCGAGACCGATCCGGCGCTCCCGCTGGACATCGACGGCGAGGTGCTGGGGCGTACGCCGGTGCGTGTCCGCATCCTGCCGAACGCCCTCCGCGTCATGGTCGCGCCCGACTTCCCCGACCGCTGA
- a CDS encoding MarR family transcriptional regulator, with product MSHVTSRSRTGGEDPADDEPAGEGRTRRRLTAQVKDSLRDLRNQLAMLNRQVSGKVELKEIDLDCLDLISRNGPLTPSTLARRAGLHPATLTGILDRLEKAGWIARERDPADRRAVTLRALPDRGREMFRLFSGMNSAMDDICAGYSEAELKLIADFLARANDAGDTATRNLASS from the coding sequence ATGAGTCACGTAACATCTCGCTCCCGGACGGGCGGCGAAGATCCCGCCGACGACGAGCCGGCGGGCGAGGGGCGTACGCGGCGACGGCTGACCGCACAGGTCAAGGACTCGCTGCGCGACCTGCGCAATCAGCTGGCGATGCTGAACCGGCAGGTGAGCGGGAAGGTCGAGCTGAAGGAGATCGACCTCGACTGCCTGGACCTGATCAGCCGGAACGGCCCGCTGACCCCCAGTACGCTCGCCCGCCGCGCCGGGCTGCACCCGGCCACCCTGACAGGCATCCTCGACCGGCTCGAGAAGGCAGGCTGGATCGCCCGCGAACGGGACCCGGCCGACCGCCGGGCGGTGACCCTCCGTGCCCTGCCCGACCGGGGCCGGGAGATGTTCCGCCTGTTCAGCGGCATGAACTCCGCGATGGACGACATCTGCGCCGGCTACAGCGAGGCGGAACTGAAACTGATCGCGGACTTCCTCGCCCGGGCGAACGACGCGGGCGACACCGCCACCCGCAACCTCGCCTCTTCCTGA
- a CDS encoding NAD-dependent epimerase/dehydratase family protein → MFLVTGATGVVGRAAVRLLVERGVKVAAVTRDPHAALPSEAQLVHPDEVTALGGVDGVLLSPRAFGDRLADVAALRPERIVVVSSLTIPYPAGEARFREHFIATEDAVRAMGPEWTMLRCADFAANTFAWAGQIKATGTVRGAYAAARTSTVDERDLAEVGVLALTADGHTGEAYVLTGEQSLSQADKVAAIGAAVGRELAFVEMEPEAVRQGMLAAGLPAEVPARLLGSQADYAREAGPTTDTVRRLLGRPARSFQTWAADHAAAFTA, encoded by the coding sequence ATGTTCCTGGTCACTGGAGCAACCGGCGTGGTCGGCCGCGCGGCGGTCCGGCTCCTGGTCGAGCGCGGCGTCAAGGTCGCGGCGGTCACCCGCGATCCGCACGCCGCTCTGCCGTCCGAAGCTCAGCTCGTCCATCCTGATGAGGTTACGGCGCTCGGCGGGGTCGACGGCGTCCTGCTCAGCCCTCGTGCCTTCGGCGACCGGCTGGCCGACGTCGCCGCCCTGCGTCCTGAGCGGATCGTCGTCGTCTCCTCGCTGACGATCCCCTACCCGGCCGGGGAGGCCCGGTTCCGCGAGCACTTCATCGCCACGGAGGACGCCGTCCGGGCGATGGGTCCGGAGTGGACGATGCTGCGCTGCGCCGACTTCGCGGCGAACACGTTCGCCTGGGCCGGGCAGATCAAGGCCACTGGCACCGTGCGTGGGGCGTACGCCGCCGCGCGTACCTCGACGGTGGATGAGCGGGATCTGGCCGAGGTCGGCGTGCTGGCGCTGACCGCCGACGGGCACACCGGCGAGGCGTACGTGCTCACCGGCGAGCAGTCGCTGAGCCAGGCCGACAAGGTCGCCGCGATCGGCGCGGCCGTCGGCCGGGAGCTGGCCTTCGTCGAGATGGAACCGGAAGCGGTCCGGCAGGGGATGCTCGCCGCCGGGCTGCCCGCCGAGGTCCCCGCCCGCCTGCTCGGCTCGCAGGCCGACTATGCCCGCGAGGCCGGGCCGACCACCGACACCGTCCGCCGGCTGCTGGGCCGTCCGGCTCGCAGTTTCCAGACTTGGGCCGCGGATCACGCCGCAGCCTTCACCGCGTAG
- a CDS encoding NAD(P)-dependent oxidoreductase has product MKLTIIAATGGVGRHLVEQAVAEGHEVTAVARRPRDLPAGVRTMAVDFERPDPVALRAAVRGADAVVSGLGPRDPRADAGITSRGTQAIVDAMAAEGVRRIVVVSAAPVGPVPVPGQRVLPKHDPGDGFFMRHVGTRIARTLFGTHYADLAVTEQILRDSGLEWTVSRPPKLTDKALTGEYRTALNRNVRGGFSISRADVAHHMLRLVDQPETVRQVVGVAH; this is encoded by the coding sequence GTGAAGCTCACGATCATCGCCGCCACCGGCGGAGTCGGCCGTCACCTGGTCGAGCAGGCCGTCGCGGAGGGCCACGAGGTCACCGCGGTCGCCCGGCGGCCCCGGGATCTGCCGGCGGGCGTACGCACGATGGCAGTCGACTTCGAGCGCCCGGATCCGGTCGCGCTCCGGGCCGCGGTGCGAGGCGCCGACGCCGTGGTGTCCGGTTTGGGTCCCCGCGATCCGAGGGCGGACGCCGGGATCACCTCCCGGGGCACTCAGGCGATCGTCGACGCGATGGCGGCCGAGGGCGTACGCCGCATCGTCGTCGTCAGCGCCGCACCGGTCGGCCCGGTGCCCGTGCCCGGTCAGCGGGTGCTGCCCAAGCACGACCCCGGCGACGGGTTCTTCATGCGGCATGTGGGCACCCGGATCGCGCGTACGCTCTTCGGCACGCACTATGCCGATCTGGCGGTCACCGAGCAGATCCTGCGGGACAGCGGTCTGGAGTGGACGGTGTCCCGGCCGCCGAAGCTGACCGACAAGGCGCTCACCGGCGAGTATCGGACGGCGTTGAACCGCAACGTCCGGGGCGGCTTCTCGATCTCCCGCGCCGACGTCGCCCACCATATGCTCCGCCTGGTCGATCAGCCGGAGACCGTCCGGCAGGTCGTCGGAGTGGCGCACTGA
- a CDS encoding VOC family protein → MEALARLSGVALECRDPRALARFYARLTGWRLVYESDDWCSLGEDEASAFHLSFQRAPGHRPPVWPDPASSMQFHLHLRVADLDAAEPVVLAAGGKKTAYQPNPAGSRVFLDPAGHPFCLVR, encoded by the coding sequence ATGGAAGCGTTGGCCCGCCTCAGCGGAGTCGCCCTGGAGTGTCGCGATCCTCGCGCGCTCGCCCGGTTCTATGCCCGCCTGACCGGCTGGCGGCTCGTCTACGAGTCGGACGACTGGTGTTCGCTGGGCGAGGACGAGGCGTCGGCGTTCCACCTGTCGTTCCAGCGGGCACCGGGGCATCGGCCGCCGGTCTGGCCCGATCCGGCCTCCTCGATGCAGTTCCACCTGCATCTGCGGGTCGCCGACCTCGACGCGGCCGAGCCGGTGGTGCTCGCGGCGGGCGGGAAGAAGACGGCGTACCAGCCGAATCCGGCCGGGTCGAGGGTGTTCCTCGACCCGGCCGGTCATCCGTTCTGCCTCGTCCGCTGA
- a CDS encoding M14 family zinc carboxypeptidase: MRRTVASALSVLALGAAFSLFSTPAAGAPAAQTYRVRGLEPGQEILLDRAGAVVTDVDEGAVYVKARPDQAAKLRKQGLKVDTMTATALAATFGPVDPGYTDYPEMQAEVARLVGLYPTLASQQVIGKSFEGKDIVALKISDNVGVDETEPEMLFTANQHAREHLTVDMALYLANMLLNDYGSDPAITKIVDNREIWIIPMANPDGATYDFATSSYWRKNRQPNSGSTAIGTDLNRNWGYKWGCCAGSSGVKSNDTYRGSAAFSAKETQVIRDFVLSRRVAGVQQITEHLDIHTYSQLVLWPFGYTTSTVVAPLTADAYAAHRAIGTEMADLNGYWPGQASGLYIADGIISDWMWADQKIFSFTFEMYPKRSDLFEQFYPPASVIPAQTSRNRQALIRLAQYADCPYRSISKENTYCAVADDYTLTVPGATYVVAQGGTVATTITATKTTGANQLVSLTATGAPAGMTPIFGLGSIPTDGSAQTISFSTAATTTPGEYTVVVRGDGTAGTVRTAPVTIVVTGSAACQGANATDVAIPDDGTPVTSSLTIAGCGSLVSPMANASARLEVHIAHTNIGDLQLRLIGPGGAVTIHDRDGADMNNIDKIYTLDLSGQTADGTWSLEATDLESGSTGKIDSWTLTLK; encoded by the coding sequence ATGCGGCGAACAGTCGCGTCCGCCTTGTCGGTGCTCGCCCTGGGCGCCGCGTTCAGCCTGTTCAGCACGCCCGCGGCCGGCGCACCCGCCGCGCAGACCTATCGAGTACGCGGACTGGAGCCGGGCCAGGAGATCCTGCTGGACCGGGCCGGAGCCGTCGTGACCGATGTGGACGAAGGAGCGGTGTACGTCAAGGCTCGCCCGGATCAGGCGGCCAAACTGCGCAAGCAGGGCCTCAAAGTGGACACGATGACGGCCACGGCGCTGGCGGCGACGTTCGGTCCGGTCGATCCCGGCTACACCGACTATCCCGAGATGCAGGCCGAGGTGGCCCGGCTCGTCGGGCTCTACCCGACGCTGGCCTCCCAGCAGGTCATCGGCAAGTCCTTCGAAGGCAAGGACATCGTCGCCCTCAAGATCTCCGACAACGTCGGAGTCGACGAGACCGAGCCGGAGATGCTGTTCACGGCGAACCAGCACGCCCGCGAGCACCTCACCGTGGACATGGCGCTGTACCTGGCGAACATGCTGCTCAACGACTATGGCAGCGACCCGGCGATCACCAAGATCGTGGACAACCGGGAGATCTGGATCATCCCGATGGCCAACCCGGACGGCGCCACGTACGACTTCGCCACCAGCAGCTACTGGCGCAAGAACCGGCAGCCGAACTCCGGCTCCACGGCGATCGGCACCGACCTCAACCGCAACTGGGGCTACAAGTGGGGCTGCTGCGCCGGATCGTCGGGGGTCAAGTCGAACGACACCTACCGGGGGTCGGCGGCCTTCTCGGCCAAGGAGACCCAGGTGATCCGGGACTTCGTGCTCAGCCGCCGGGTCGCCGGCGTCCAGCAGATCACCGAGCACCTGGACATCCACACGTACTCGCAGCTGGTGCTGTGGCCGTTCGGGTACACCACGAGCACCGTGGTGGCTCCGCTGACCGCGGACGCGTACGCCGCGCACCGCGCGATCGGCACCGAGATGGCCGACCTCAACGGCTACTGGCCCGGCCAGGCCAGCGGCCTCTACATCGCGGACGGCATCATCAGCGACTGGATGTGGGCCGACCAGAAGATCTTCAGCTTCACCTTCGAGATGTACCCGAAGCGGTCGGACCTGTTCGAGCAGTTCTATCCGCCGGCCTCGGTGATCCCGGCGCAGACCAGCCGCAACCGGCAGGCCCTGATCCGGCTCGCCCAGTACGCCGACTGCCCCTATCGGTCGATCTCGAAGGAGAACACGTACTGCGCGGTGGCCGACGACTACACGCTGACCGTTCCGGGAGCGACCTATGTGGTGGCCCAGGGCGGCACGGTCGCCACGACGATCACCGCGACCAAGACGACTGGCGCGAACCAGCTGGTCTCGCTGACCGCCACCGGGGCGCCGGCCGGGATGACGCCGATCTTCGGGCTGGGCTCGATCCCGACCGACGGGTCGGCGCAGACGATCTCGTTCTCCACCGCGGCGACCACGACCCCCGGCGAGTACACCGTCGTGGTCCGGGGGGACGGAACAGCGGGGACGGTGCGGACGGCTCCGGTCACCATCGTGGTCACCGGATCAGCGGCCTGCCAGGGAGCGAACGCGACCGACGTCGCCATCCCCGACGACGGCACGCCCGTGACCAGTTCGCTCACCATCGCCGGGTGCGGAAGCCTCGTGAGCCCGATGGCCAACGCATCCGCCCGGCTGGAAGTCCACATCGCTCACACCAACATCGGTGACCTGCAACTCCGGCTGATCGGACCGGGCGGCGCGGTGACGATTCACGACCGCGACGGTGCGGACATGAACAACATCGACAAGATCTACACCCTGGACCTGTCCGGCCAGACCGCCGACGGAACCTGGTCGCTGGAGGCGACCGACCTGGAGTCCGGCTCGACGGGGAAGATCGACTCCTGGACGCTGACCCTGAAGTAG